DNA sequence from the Amycolatopsis sp. Hca4 genome:
CTCCCCCCATCGGCACCTTCGTACCGAAGGAGGAACTGCCGCACTTCAACAGACCCGCTCATAGCCCCTCCACACGGCTCACAACAACTTGGCCGCGAGGCTAACCAGCGCCGGGCGCCACACACAGCCCCCCGGAGAGTGAACCTGAGGCCACGCTCCGCTCAACGCAGCGCAATCGGCAAGACCGAAGAAGAACCCCACCCGAACGAACGTCACCCCCGAGCCAAAGTGACACCAGCCGGGGAAATTTCCCGCTCTCCACTCGCCCAACCACCCAACTCGTGCAACAATCGAGGTGCTGACACACCCCCGGTCAGCGCCTGTGGAGATCCCCTCCGACCCCCGCGTTCCTCCCCCTGGCGCGGGGGTCCTCCATTTCTTGGCCCTGCTCGGGCTTCGCCCTCCGCGGGCCAATCATTTCGGTGTGCTGACCCGGGGGGCCGAGCCCCCCGGACCCCCCACGGTGCCTCGCGCTCGGCTTCCAGCGTGGCTGGGTTTCGCTTCGGGCGCTGCGCGCCCTGGCGAGTCTGGCTGAGTTAGGTGGTGACCCGCCCGTTCGCGGGGGCGGCGCCTCGGGCGCTGCGCGCCCTTGCGAGCCCCGCCACATTCGGCAGCAAGCGCCTCGGGGGGCATGCGCCCCGGCGAGCCAGCTGAGTCGGGCAGCAAGCCCCACGCCCCTGCCGGCCGTCGACCTGGCGCTTCCGCGTTTAAGCCCGACAACCCGCGCGCGTAGGGGAGCCCCCGGTTTTTACGTTACCGGCGAGCACCGACAGTTTCGGGCGCTGCGCGTTGTGGATGAGCCGTCAGCGCCTCACCCTGCCGGGTGCTCCGGCGGTTCGACCTCGCCGTTCGTGCTCCCAGCCCGCCTCACCGCGCCCGAGCCCTCAGGCCCAGCGTGATCGACCCGCTCTGTTATTGGGGGGTTGCTTTGTGTTCTTGGGTGTTGGGCTTAATGGGTGGCGGCTGGGCTAAATGGGGAATGTTTTCGGCGTGTTGTAGCTCACAGTGGTTTGTGTGGCGAGATCTAAACGTTATCGTGGCGTCGTGCCTCTTCCCTCCCTTGGCCGCTTGAGCAGCCGTACGAACCTGAAAGCCGCCGCGTCTTCCGGTCGTCATCGTGGTGCCGCGAAGCCGGTGGACGATGGCGTTGTCGAGGACACCGAGCTCACCTCCTACCTCGCCGCCCTGGCTCCGGAGAACGATCTGGAGAGCACCGGGTCCGGCAAGCGGTTCGGTGAAGCGCAGGTCTACCAGCTGCGGATGAGCCTCGTCGCCAGCCAGCAGCTCAAGGACATCGCCGCCGAGCGCGACATCTCGCCGCAGGCGCTCGCCCAGGAATGGATCCTCGAGCGGCTCAACTGGGAGGGGCAGGCCTCCTCCGCCCACGACCAGCGGCAGCAGGCCGGCAGCGGCGAGGTCAGCGACCTCACCGACGAGTTCCACTTCCCCGCCGACGCCTTCGACGCGCCGGCCGTCGCGCGGCGCTGAAGCCACGACGCCGAAGCCTCAGCGCCGGCCCACGGCGCCGAACCCGCGGCGAACTGCCCAGAACCCATGAGAAAGGGCCCCCGGCACCAGCCGGGGGCCCTTCGCTCAGGCCTTAAGACGCGCAAAAGGGCCTGCGAGGCTTCTTCAGCCTCGGTTTCAGATCGCGCGGACCTTCTGGGCCTGCGGACCCTTCTGACCCTGGCCGACCTCGAACTCCACTCGCTGGTTCTCCTCGAGGGTGCGGAAGCCGCGGCCCTCGATCTCCGAGTAGTGCACGAACACGTCGCCTTCGCCGCCGTCCTGCGCGATGAAGCCGAAGCCCTTCTCCGCGTTGAACCACTTCACAGTGCCTTGCGCCACCGCTGTACTCCTCGTTACACAGATCCGCTTCGAATGCCACCGAAGCGGCACCCCGACCGTCCCGGGCGGTTCCAACGAGTCGAGTCAAGAGCGTGTCGGCTCCATGGCTCGCGTCAGAAGTTCCGCGAGTGTGAAGCCACTAACACGCAAAACGACGGCCTGAGAGCAGACTACCGGGATCTGGCCAAAGTTGAACCCCGTGATCGAGGCGAAAACCGGCTCTGGGCACCAAGGTCACCGGAACGTCGTAGGGCTCCCGCCCCGTTCTGTCGTACCCGGCGGCTAGTCTGGCGCAGCACAGCGACACCGTGATCACCGGATACGGCTCGGAGTCGGCTGTGCCCCCTCCGTGAGAGCTTTCACCGGTCAGTGTGACACTCGTCACGCCACGGTTGCTCAACGTACCCGGTCTGCGGGGCGTCTCGAAGGGGGAAGCACCAAAGGGGCAAAGGGGATGGGTGTGACGGTGAGGATTTCCACGCGGCGCCGGGGCGCTGCCGTGGCGTTGGGCTTGGTCGCCGTGCTCACGCTGGGGGCGTGCAGCAGCGAACCGACGGTCTCGGCGAGCGGTTCGTCGGGCGGGGGCCCGACCAGCTCGCCCGCGCCGAGCGCGCAGCCCGCGAAGCTGACGGTGTCGCCGGCCGG
Encoded proteins:
- a CDS encoding cold-shock protein; this encodes MAQGTVKWFNAEKGFGFIAQDGGEGDVFVHYSEIEGRGFRTLEENQRVEFEVGQGQKGPQAQKVRAI